One genomic window of Candidatus Pseudobacter hemicellulosilyticus includes the following:
- the dprA gene encoding DNA-processing protein DprA, producing the protein MDQELIYRLALPRVPGIGHVHAKTLALHFGSASAIFQASPQALGSLDGIGPARARAILGFRDFTASEKELAFFRRYGVQPLWIRDADYPQRLLDCYDPPTLLFRKGSAALNTERLVAVVGTRQPSVYGRQLTEQLIRALAPYQPTIVSGLALGIDGLAHREALACGLPTIAVLAHGLATCYPGEHAGLAREMIRNGGALLTEFSSRSQPDKHHFPIRNRIVAGMCDAIIVVETGLRGGSMITAELANGYHKEVFTFPGRTIDTRSAGCNLLLRTHKASMLTDGQQLAEQLGWADRPQPPNHPQQELLFPCSDAAATIRRVLQQADSMALDELFSRSGLSSSHAAAAILELELKQAVEVLPGKRYRLA; encoded by the coding sequence ATGGATCAGGAACTGATTTACCGGCTCGCCCTGCCACGCGTACCGGGGATCGGGCATGTGCATGCCAAAACGCTGGCCCTGCATTTTGGATCGGCCAGCGCCATTTTCCAGGCCAGCCCGCAAGCGCTGGGCAGCCTGGATGGGATTGGCCCTGCCCGGGCCCGGGCGATACTTGGTTTCAGGGATTTTACGGCCAGCGAAAAAGAGCTCGCTTTTTTCCGGCGTTATGGGGTGCAGCCGCTCTGGATCAGGGATGCAGATTACCCGCAGCGGTTGCTGGATTGTTATGATCCGCCTACCCTGCTTTTCCGGAAAGGCAGCGCCGCCCTGAATACGGAGCGGCTGGTAGCCGTTGTTGGCACCCGCCAGCCCAGTGTATATGGCCGGCAGCTGACGGAGCAGCTGATCCGGGCGCTGGCGCCTTATCAGCCCACTATTGTCAGCGGGCTGGCGCTGGGCATTGACGGACTCGCCCACCGGGAAGCCCTGGCCTGCGGCCTGCCCACCATTGCAGTACTGGCGCATGGACTGGCCACCTGTTATCCCGGCGAACATGCCGGTCTGGCCCGGGAAATGATCCGGAACGGAGGAGCGCTGCTGACAGAGTTCAGCAGCAGGAGCCAGCCCGATAAACACCATTTTCCCATCCGTAACCGGATAGTGGCCGGAATGTGTGACGCTATCATAGTAGTGGAAACAGGGCTGCGTGGCGGCAGCATGATCACGGCCGAACTGGCCAACGGCTACCATAAAGAAGTATTTACTTTTCCTGGCAGGACCATTGATACCCGGAGTGCAGGCTGTAACCTGCTGCTGCGTACCCACAAGGCCAGTATGCTCACAGACGGGCAGCAGCTGGCGGAACAACTGGGCTGGGCGGACCGCCCGCAGCCTCCCAACCATCCGCAGCAGGAATTGTTATTTCCCTGTAGTGATGCCGCAGCAACCATACGCCGGGTCCTGCAGCAGGCGGATAGTATGGCCCTTGATGAGCTCTTTTCCCGTAGCGGGCTCAGCAGCAGCCATGCGGCAGCGGCTATCCTGGAGCTGGAACTGAAGCAGGCTGTGGAGGTTTTGCCCGGGAAAAGGTACAGGCTGGCATAA
- a CDS encoding alpha/beta hydrolase, with product MSSKSMINWKGDDYHYQVTGKGPAILLVHGFAEDSRVWDQQVPHLSADFQVITVDIPGSHANSADSPPQAASMEEFAEGLQAILDQEKIDQAILIGHSMGGYISLAFAAQFPDRLRAFGLFHSTALSDSEERKTIRRRGIEFIQNNGAERFLEQSIPNLFSEDYKKANPATVQACIRRYAPHLPPAALIRYYEAMIARPDRTTVLQTFPRPILFVLGRHDGTIPPDQLLPQTHLPAISVVEILEKSGHMGMLEETERTNALLHRFCRDLVPNA from the coding sequence ATGAGCAGCAAATCAATGATCAACTGGAAAGGCGATGACTACCATTACCAGGTAACAGGAAAAGGACCGGCTATCCTGCTGGTGCATGGCTTTGCTGAAGACAGCCGGGTATGGGACCAGCAGGTGCCGCACCTGTCGGCCGATTTCCAGGTGATCACGGTGGATATCCCGGGCAGTCATGCCAATAGTGCCGATAGTCCTCCGCAGGCTGCCAGCATGGAAGAATTTGCTGAAGGATTACAGGCCATCCTGGACCAGGAAAAAATTGACCAGGCCATCCTCATTGGACATAGCATGGGTGGTTATATCAGCCTGGCCTTTGCTGCACAGTTCCCTGACCGCCTCCGGGCTTTCGGGCTTTTCCATTCCACCGCCCTCTCTGATAGCGAGGAGCGCAAGACCATCCGCCGCCGCGGTATTGAGTTCATACAGAACAATGGCGCGGAAAGATTCCTGGAACAATCTATCCCCAATCTTTTCTCCGAAGACTATAAAAAAGCCAATCCGGCCACGGTGCAGGCCTGCATCCGGCGTTATGCGCCACATTTGCCACCAGCAGCGCTGATCCGCTATTATGAGGCCATGATCGCCCGGCCGGACCGCACAACCGTACTGCAAACCTTCCCCCGCCCCATCCTCTTTGTGCTGGGCCGCCATGACGGGACCATCCCGCCCGACCAGCTATTGCCCCAGACCCACCTGCCCGCTATCTCCGTAGTGGAGATCCTGGAAAAATCAGGACATATGGGTATGCTGGAAGAAACAGAACGGACCAATGCCCTGCTGCACCGCTTCTGCCGTGACCTGGTCCCCAACGCATAG
- a CDS encoding bifunctional 5,10-methylenetetrahydrofolate dehydrogenase/5,10-methenyltetrahydrofolate cyclohydrolase, translating to MQILDGQLVSQATKDELRLKVGHLISSGKKVPHLAAILVGDNGASQTYVGAKVRTCEEIGFKSSLVRLPEDISEFKLLNEIAALNQDPDVDGILVQLPLPKHISDEKVINAIDPSKDVDGFHPVSVGRMVQGLPTFIAATPHGIMLMLEHYKINTKGMHAVVVGRSNIVGRPMSVLLSSNTNPGNCTVTICHSHTRNLSALCLSADIIVAALGKPEFVTADMVKEGAIVIDVGITRVPDATKKRGYAIKGDVDFANVSPKCSYITPVPGGVGPMTIAALMTNTYRACMERNG from the coding sequence ATGCAAATTTTAGACGGGCAACTTGTATCGCAGGCCACCAAAGATGAATTGCGCCTAAAAGTAGGGCATTTGATTAGTTCAGGAAAAAAGGTCCCCCATCTCGCCGCCATCCTGGTTGGTGATAACGGCGCCAGCCAGACCTATGTAGGCGCCAAAGTCCGCACCTGTGAAGAGATCGGCTTCAAATCAAGCCTGGTCCGTTTGCCGGAAGATATCAGCGAATTCAAGCTGCTGAATGAAATTGCAGCGCTCAACCAGGATCCGGATGTAGATGGTATCCTGGTACAGTTACCGCTCCCCAAACATATTTCAGACGAAAAAGTGATCAATGCCATTGATCCTTCCAAAGATGTGGACGGCTTCCACCCTGTCAGCGTGGGCCGTATGGTCCAGGGCCTGCCCACATTCATAGCAGCCACTCCGCATGGCATCATGCTCATGCTGGAACATTATAAAATAAATACCAAAGGCATGCATGCCGTAGTGGTTGGCCGCAGCAATATTGTAGGCCGTCCCATGAGCGTGCTGCTCAGCTCCAATACCAATCCCGGCAATTGCACGGTGACTATCTGCCACTCCCATACCAGGAACCTGTCAGCGCTTTGCCTCAGCGCCGATATTATTGTGGCAGCCCTGGGCAAACCTGAATTTGTCACTGCGGATATGGTCAAAGAAGGCGCCATCGTCATTGACGTGGGTATTACGCGGGTGCCTGACGCCACCAAAAAACGTGGTTACGCCATCAAAGGAGATGTGGACTTCGCCAATGTATCTCCCAAATGCAGTTATATCACCCCCGTACCTGGTGGAGTAGGGCCCATGACCATTGCCGCCCTTATGACCAATACATACCGGGCATGTATGGAGAGGAATGGATAG
- a CDS encoding helix-hairpin-helix domain-containing protein: MREKLIMEALGHNLLRHSKKGLDQGQFIIETFGPYPERLYRRVWNRKLLTMGCLLLALAVQAQVESSVMEEQLENSLVSEERVWEEENWWEELAQLRRCPLPLNRIDPEALQVFPFLSPAQVQAFARYRQLLGPLISLYELQAVPGWDLALIRQLLPYVYIGAQLPAATGLFSRFSAGEHSLELRYAGQPSRDQPAYMGNAAAMGLRYTYRYQQELQWGIRGDKDAGEPFFRQRQRAGFDFYSAHFFARQLGRVKALALGDYTVNLGQGLIHWQSLSFRKSGQVLGIQKPAGVLKPYRSAGEFNFLRGAGITLEKGRYQLTVFGSRRLLSASPEQDSSGSFLRSIQVNGLHRSIAELERRNNSRWWMAGASFQAKGRGWQWGLNWVQHQFASPLQETAQPYNLFAMAGSRWNNASIDYQYNFAGLHGFGELAVDQRGHWASLQGLLFHPDPMVGVALLYRRLPAQYQSFLGRAFTENVVPSNESGWYAGIVVRPAPGWQLDVYADVFRFPWLRYRVDAPGQGSDYLLQLTCQPSRAVTLSMRYRAEQKPANDSSGLAVLLPVVPMNRQHWRSEWRYQWKPGCQLRSRLEMVWVRNTQTGVIEKGYAGFMEVQKQQSSRLWWELRWVLFETDSYAARLFAYEPAAMNGFTVSSFYQGGIRYYLNLRYDLLSTAKGKSRRGLQMEWRITIAGNMCSGPAFQRRTVTKMQEPLSWQTQLILFKK; encoded by the coding sequence ATGAGGGAAAAGCTCATCATGGAGGCCTTGGGACACAACCTGCTCCGGCACAGTAAAAAAGGACTGGATCAGGGACAGTTCATCATAGAGACCTTCGGGCCTTACCCTGAAAGGCTTTACAGGCGGGTGTGGAACAGAAAGCTGCTCACTATGGGTTGCCTGTTGCTGGCGCTGGCCGTGCAGGCGCAGGTGGAATCATCCGTGATGGAAGAGCAACTGGAGAACAGTCTTGTCAGTGAAGAAAGGGTATGGGAAGAGGAGAACTGGTGGGAGGAATTGGCTCAGTTGCGGCGGTGCCCGCTGCCACTGAACAGGATTGATCCGGAAGCGCTGCAGGTATTTCCTTTCCTGAGTCCGGCGCAGGTGCAGGCATTTGCCCGTTACCGCCAGCTATTGGGACCGCTGATCAGCCTGTACGAGCTGCAGGCTGTTCCCGGCTGGGACCTGGCCCTTATCCGGCAGCTGCTTCCTTATGTGTACATAGGAGCGCAGTTGCCGGCAGCCACGGGACTCTTTAGCCGGTTCAGTGCTGGTGAGCATTCCCTGGAATTACGGTATGCCGGCCAGCCTTCGCGGGATCAGCCGGCCTACATGGGTAATGCTGCGGCTATGGGGCTTCGTTATACCTATCGCTACCAGCAGGAGCTGCAATGGGGGATCAGGGGCGATAAGGATGCCGGTGAACCTTTTTTCCGGCAGCGCCAGCGGGCAGGATTCGATTTTTACTCCGCTCATTTTTTCGCCCGGCAGCTGGGCCGGGTGAAGGCCCTGGCCTTGGGCGATTATACCGTTAACCTGGGCCAGGGGCTGATCCACTGGCAGAGTTTGTCGTTCCGCAAAAGCGGCCAGGTGCTGGGGATCCAAAAGCCGGCGGGCGTGTTAAAACCTTATCGCTCCGCCGGGGAGTTCAACTTCCTGCGGGGCGCCGGCATCACCCTGGAAAAGGGCCGTTACCAGCTCACGGTCTTTGGCAGCAGGCGGTTGCTTTCTGCCAGCCCGGAGCAGGATAGCAGTGGCAGCTTCCTGCGGTCCATCCAGGTGAACGGGCTGCATAGGAGTATCGCTGAACTGGAGCGGCGGAACAACAGCCGCTGGTGGATGGCAGGCGCCAGCTTCCAGGCAAAGGGCAGGGGCTGGCAATGGGGGCTGAACTGGGTACAGCACCAGTTCGCTTCTCCTTTGCAGGAAACAGCGCAGCCTTATAACCTGTTTGCGATGGCCGGCAGCCGCTGGAACAATGCAAGTATAGATTACCAGTACAATTTTGCCGGCCTGCATGGCTTTGGTGAGCTGGCGGTTGACCAGCGGGGCCACTGGGCCAGTCTGCAGGGGCTGCTGTTCCATCCTGATCCTATGGTAGGTGTTGCACTATTGTACCGAAGGCTGCCAGCGCAGTACCAGTCGTTCCTTGGCAGGGCATTCACTGAAAATGTGGTACCCTCCAATGAGAGTGGATGGTATGCGGGTATAGTTGTCCGCCCTGCACCTGGCTGGCAGCTGGATGTCTATGCAGACGTATTCCGGTTTCCCTGGTTACGGTACAGGGTGGATGCACCGGGGCAGGGGAGCGACTATCTCCTGCAGCTGACCTGCCAGCCATCGCGGGCGGTAACCCTCAGCATGCGGTACCGGGCAGAACAAAAGCCAGCCAATGACAGCAGTGGGCTGGCTGTCCTGTTACCCGTAGTGCCCATGAACCGGCAGCATTGGCGCAGCGAATGGAGGTACCAGTGGAAGCCGGGCTGCCAGCTGCGCAGCCGCCTGGAAATGGTATGGGTACGCAATACGCAAACCGGGGTCATCGAAAAAGGATATGCAGGTTTTATGGAAGTGCAAAAGCAGCAGAGCAGCCGGCTTTGGTGGGAGCTGCGCTGGGTCTTGTTTGAGACGGATAGCTATGCGGCAAGGTTATTTGCCTATGAACCTGCAGCCATGAATGGTTTTACGGTAAGCAGTTTTTATCAGGGCGGCATCAGGTATTATCTGAACCTGCGATACGACCTTTTATCCACTGCAAAAGGCAAAAGCAGGAGGGGGCTGCAAATGGAATGGCGGATTACGATTGCTGGTAATATGTGCAGTGGGCCTGCATTTCAGCGAAGAACTGTCACAAAAATGCAAGAACCTTTATCCTGGCAAACACAATTAATTCTCTTCAAAAAATGA
- a CDS encoding 7-carboxy-7-deazaguanine synthase QueE encodes MESFYTLQGEGYHQGKAAYFIRLGGCDVGCVWCDVKDSWDRHAHPLQSIEEIVKGAAAFPGRLAVVTGGEPLMHQLDPLTNALHAAGFQTNIETSGAHPLSGEWDWICLSPKKFKMPLPEIMPLANELKVVVFNKSDFDWAEKHAALVNPSCKLYLQPEWSKASQMTPLIVDYIKQNPRWEFSVQLHKYINVP; translated from the coding sequence ATGGAATCCTTTTATACCCTCCAGGGGGAAGGCTACCACCAGGGCAAGGCCGCTTACTTCATCCGCCTCGGCGGCTGTGATGTGGGCTGCGTATGGTGTGATGTGAAAGACAGCTGGGACCGCCATGCGCATCCCCTGCAAAGTATTGAGGAGATTGTAAAGGGCGCAGCCGCCTTTCCCGGCAGGCTGGCCGTGGTGACCGGCGGTGAACCACTGATGCACCAGCTGGATCCGCTGACAAATGCCCTGCACGCAGCCGGCTTCCAGACCAATATTGAAACCTCCGGCGCCCACCCGCTCAGTGGAGAATGGGACTGGATCTGCCTTTCGCCCAAAAAATTCAAAATGCCCCTGCCGGAGATCATGCCCCTGGCCAATGAACTCAAGGTGGTAGTGTTCAATAAGTCGGATTTTGACTGGGCCGAAAAACATGCCGCCCTGGTAAACCCCTCCTGTAAGCTGTACCTGCAGCCGGAATGGAGCAAGGCAAGCCAGATGACCCCGCTCATAGTGGACTATATCAAGCAAAATCCCCGCTGGGAATTTTCCGTCCAGCTGCACAAGTACATCAATGTTCCATAG
- the guaB gene encoding IMP dehydrogenase, protein MARINSTPPVKSPYSSKFFGEGYTFDDVLLVPAYSQVLPRDVDIRTNLTKELVLNVPILSSAMDTVTEANLAIALAREGGLGILHKNMSIEKQADQVRKVKRSESGLILDPITLHDNASIGDALHLMKENKIGGIPIVDNGKKLVGILTNRDLRFETDKNRKVKEVMTSENLITAPEGTDLKKAEKILRQHKIEKLPVIRKDGTLVGLITYRDIHQLHGYPNAVKDAYGRLLVGAALGITRDLLDRAGALQQIGVDVVCLDSAHGHSKGVLEALKAVKKNFRKLQVIAGNIGTAAGAKALVDAGADAVKVGIGPGSICTTRIVAGAGVPQITAIMEAASVLHKLKVPLIADGGIRYTGDMVKALAAGANLVMMGSVFAGTEESPGDTIIYEGRKFKQYRGMGSIGAMSQGSGDRYFQDVEDDVKKFVPEGIEGRVAFKGHLSEIVYQYVGGLRSGMGYCGAKDIRALQQAQFVRITNAGMKESHAHDVEITREAPNYSR, encoded by the coding sequence ATGGCAAGAATAAATTCTACTCCCCCGGTAAAATCCCCCTACTCAAGTAAGTTTTTTGGCGAAGGTTACACATTTGATGATGTGCTGCTGGTTCCGGCCTATTCCCAGGTGCTGCCCCGCGATGTAGATATCCGTACCAATCTGACCAAAGAGCTCGTATTGAACGTTCCCATTCTGTCTTCTGCTATGGACACTGTAACAGAAGCCAACCTGGCCATTGCCCTGGCGCGGGAAGGGGGCTTGGGTATTCTCCATAAGAATATGAGCATAGAAAAGCAGGCAGACCAGGTCCGTAAGGTCAAACGCAGCGAAAGCGGCCTGATCCTGGACCCCATTACCCTGCATGACAATGCCAGCATTGGCGATGCCCTCCACCTTATGAAAGAGAACAAGATCGGCGGCATTCCCATTGTAGATAACGGTAAGAAGCTGGTAGGTATCCTCACCAACCGCGATCTCCGCTTTGAAACCGACAAAAACCGCAAGGTAAAAGAGGTGATGACCAGCGAAAACCTGATCACCGCCCCCGAAGGCACCGACCTCAAAAAAGCAGAAAAGATCCTCCGTCAGCATAAGATCGAGAAATTACCGGTGATCCGTAAGGACGGCACCCTGGTAGGCCTCATTACTTATCGTGATATCCACCAGCTGCATGGCTATCCCAATGCCGTGAAAGATGCTTATGGCCGTCTCCTGGTAGGCGCCGCACTGGGTATTACCCGCGATCTCCTGGACCGCGCCGGCGCTCTGCAGCAGATCGGTGTGGATGTGGTTTGCCTGGACAGCGCCCATGGTCATAGCAAGGGTGTACTGGAAGCCCTCAAAGCCGTGAAAAAGAACTTCCGGAAATTACAGGTCATTGCAGGCAATATCGGTACTGCCGCAGGCGCCAAAGCATTGGTGGATGCTGGTGCAGACGCTGTGAAAGTGGGCATTGGACCGGGTTCTATCTGTACTACCCGTATTGTGGCCGGCGCCGGCGTTCCCCAGATCACCGCTATCATGGAAGCTGCTTCCGTTCTCCATAAACTGAAGGTCCCCCTCATTGCAGACGGTGGTATCCGTTATACCGGCGATATGGTGAAAGCCCTGGCTGCCGGCGCCAACCTGGTAATGATGGGCAGTGTGTTTGCCGGAACAGAAGAAAGCCCTGGCGATACCATTATCTATGAAGGCCGTAAATTCAAACAATACCGTGGTATGGGCTCCATTGGCGCTATGAGCCAGGGTAGCGGCGACCGCTACTTCCAGGATGTGGAAGACGACGTCAAGAAATTTGTACCCGAAGGAATTGAAGGACGCGTAGCTTTCAAAGGTCACCTGAGTGAGATCGTTTACCAGTATGTAGGCGGCCTCCGCTCCGGCATGGGCTACTGCGGTGCTAAAGACATCCGGGCCCTGCAACAGGCCCAGTTTGTCCGCATCACCAACGCTGGTATGAAAGAAAGCCATGCACACGACGTGGAGATCACCAGGGAAGCACCCAATTACAGCAGATAA
- a CDS encoding OmpA family protein: MKKLCTIICLLSITLLSYAQYDPARVPKKAVKLYESAIQKAQEGDFPGGIRLLQDAVKTDPRFLDAYLSIAGMHGEMKQYDQAIEHYEKAIAIDSTYARDYLLPYSINLAGKGAFSQALSAINSFLTIPNLNEQSRRNGDFRRRSYQFALDYASQKPLGEYKFNPTNMGDSINSAFSEYYPALTIDGEEFLFTRRVNGINEDFYSALRSPKGWSIARPLSGAINSAANEGAQSISQDGQWLIFTGCNFPGGAGSCDLYISFLTPRGWSEPENLGNRINTEYWESAPSLSPDKRDLYFASSRPGGYGGSDIYVSHLLPNGQWSEPENLGPEVNSAGSESCPFIHADNQTLYFTSNGHLGYGGDDLFVSRKNSKGGWSKAQNLGYPINTIENEGSLVVAADGYTAYYASDRSDSRGGLDLYTFELRSDIRPARTLWVKGRVYDQKTGKGLPSAVELTDLSSQEVLSKVQTDATGNYLVTLPVGKDYAFNVNRKGYLFYSANFSLSSGADSVYAIDIPLQPIETNASIVLNNIFFATNKYDLQPASTSELDKLYVLLRDNPTLIIQINGHTDNVGKAEDNLVLSNNRAQAVVNYLVNKGIAQQRLSFKGYGATLPIAGNDTEAGRAQNRRTELKVLSQ, encoded by the coding sequence ATGAAAAAACTCTGTACCATTATCTGCCTCTTATCGATAACCTTATTGAGCTACGCCCAGTACGATCCTGCACGTGTGCCTAAAAAAGCCGTCAAACTGTATGAATCTGCTATACAGAAAGCCCAGGAGGGAGATTTTCCCGGCGGTATCCGCCTCCTGCAGGACGCCGTAAAAACAGATCCCCGTTTCCTGGATGCCTATCTATCTATTGCCGGCATGCACGGAGAAATGAAACAATACGATCAGGCTATTGAGCATTACGAGAAGGCCATTGCAATAGACAGTACCTATGCCCGTGATTATCTCCTGCCTTACTCCATAAACCTGGCCGGCAAAGGCGCTTTCAGCCAGGCGCTTTCAGCCATCAACTCTTTTCTCACCATACCTAACCTGAACGAGCAAAGCCGGCGCAACGGCGATTTCCGCCGCAGAAGCTACCAGTTTGCGCTGGACTATGCCAGCCAGAAACCATTGGGTGAATACAAGTTCAATCCCACCAATATGGGAGACAGCATCAACTCTGCTTTCTCCGAATATTATCCCGCCCTCACCATTGACGGCGAGGAGTTCCTGTTCACCCGCCGGGTGAATGGCATCAACGAGGATTTTTACAGCGCCCTGCGCTCCCCCAAAGGCTGGAGCATAGCGCGTCCCTTATCAGGCGCCATTAATTCGGCCGCCAACGAAGGCGCCCAGAGTATCTCTCAGGACGGCCAGTGGCTGATCTTCACCGGTTGTAATTTCCCCGGTGGGGCCGGCAGCTGCGATCTCTATATATCCTTCCTCACCCCCCGCGGCTGGAGTGAGCCTGAAAATCTTGGTAACCGCATCAATACCGAATACTGGGAATCCGCCCCCTCCCTTTCTCCTGATAAACGCGACCTCTATTTTGCCAGCAGCCGCCCCGGTGGTTATGGCGGCAGCGATATCTATGTCAGCCATCTCCTGCCCAACGGACAATGGAGCGAACCGGAGAACCTGGGGCCCGAGGTCAATTCCGCCGGCAGTGAAAGCTGTCCTTTTATCCATGCCGATAACCAGACCCTTTATTTCACTTCGAATGGGCATCTGGGTTATGGCGGAGATGATCTCTTTGTCAGCCGCAAGAATAGCAAAGGGGGCTGGAGTAAAGCACAGAACCTGGGTTACCCCATCAATACCATCGAAAATGAAGGCAGCCTGGTAGTGGCTGCCGATGGCTATACAGCTTATTATGCCAGTGACCGCAGCGATAGCCGCGGCGGGCTGGACCTCTATACTTTTGAGCTTCGCAGTGATATCCGGCCGGCCCGTACCCTCTGGGTGAAAGGTAGGGTCTATGATCAGAAGACCGGCAAAGGACTGCCCTCGGCGGTAGAACTGACCGATCTCTCTTCGCAGGAAGTGCTGAGCAAAGTGCAGACAGACGCAACCGGCAATTACCTGGTGACCCTGCCGGTAGGAAAGGACTATGCCTTTAATGTAAACCGCAAGGGCTATCTCTTTTACTCGGCCAATTTCTCCCTCAGCAGTGGCGCCGACTCTGTATATGCCATTGATATTCCCCTGCAACCCATAGAAACTAATGCCAGTATTGTACTCAACAATATTTTCTTCGCCACCAATAAATATGATCTGCAGCCGGCCTCCACTTCCGAGCTGGATAAGCTGTACGTGTTGCTGCGCGACAATCCCACGCTCATCATCCAGATCAACGGGCATACGGATAACGTAGGCAAGGCCGAGGACAACCTGGTACTGTCCAATAACCGGGCACAGGCCGTGGTCAATTACCTGGTCAATAAAGGCATTGCCCAGCAAAGGCTCAGCTTTAAAGGCTATGGGGCTACCCTGCCCATTGCCGGTAATGATACGGAAGCCGGAAGGGCACAGAACCGGCGGACTGAACTGAAGGTGCTGTCGCAATAA
- a CDS encoding DUF4105 domain-containing protein has translation MKIARLLLFLLALHFTGTSYARQDSTCRLRISLLTCSPGEELYSAFGHTAIRVVDSTLGTDIVYNYGTFDDSDPDFYLKFTKGLMLYALSAYPFADFVREYQYYQRGVIEQTLQLSCAQALQLAAALRKNNMPENRFYNYYFHTDNCTTRARDMIAQQSGAGISFNNILGATAPTYRELIHSYLDKGGQYWSKFGIDILLGANLDKTVSNQEAMFLPDYLLKGVDSAFVENAPLVASKQVILPETPLDQSAKTLLTPLTFFAGLLVLIGGLSLLPSKGVRKLLTAFDIFFFLSLGILGILLLSLWIVRVDDVCRNNLNLLWALPTHLPLAFILWSRKEWIRRYFRFVFFFTLLVTVCWFFLPQQLNLAVAPILGLILVRSWYRTKA, from the coding sequence ATGAAAATAGCCAGGCTGCTCCTTTTCCTATTGGCGCTGCATTTTACCGGAACCAGCTATGCCCGGCAGGACTCTACCTGCCGGCTGCGCATCAGTCTCCTCACCTGCAGCCCGGGCGAGGAGCTGTATTCCGCCTTTGGCCATACGGCCATACGGGTGGTTGACAGCACCCTTGGGACCGATATCGTATACAACTATGGGACCTTTGACGACAGTGATCCCGATTTCTACCTGAAGTTCACCAAAGGCCTCATGCTGTATGCCCTGTCCGCTTATCCCTTTGCGGACTTTGTACGGGAATACCAGTATTACCAGCGGGGAGTGATTGAACAGACGCTGCAGCTGTCCTGTGCGCAGGCATTGCAGCTGGCCGCCGCCCTCCGAAAGAACAATATGCCGGAGAACCGCTTTTACAATTACTATTTCCATACGGATAACTGTACCACCCGGGCCCGGGATATGATAGCACAGCAGAGCGGCGCCGGTATCAGTTTCAACAATATCCTGGGGGCTACAGCGCCCACCTACCGGGAACTGATCCACAGCTACCTGGATAAGGGCGGACAATACTGGAGCAAGTTTGGGATCGATATCCTGCTGGGCGCCAACCTGGACAAGACCGTCAGCAACCAGGAAGCCATGTTCCTGCCCGATTACCTGCTGAAAGGCGTGGACAGCGCCTTCGTGGAAAATGCACCGTTAGTAGCTTCCAAACAGGTGATCCTCCCGGAAACGCCGCTGGACCAATCCGCCAAAACCCTGCTGACGCCACTGACCTTTTTTGCCGGACTGCTGGTACTCATCGGTGGCCTTTCCCTGCTTCCCAGCAAAGGAGTACGCAAACTGCTCACCGCTTTTGATATTTTCTTTTTCCTGTCACTGGGCATCCTGGGTATCCTGCTGCTCAGTTTGTGGATAGTGCGGGTGGATGATGTTTGTCGCAACAACCTCAACCTGCTCTGGGCTTTACCCACTCATTTACCCCTGGCCTTTATTTTGTGGAGCAGGAAGGAATGGATCAGGCGCTATTTCCGTTTTGTTTTCTTTTTTACCCTGCTGGTAACGGTCTGCTGGTTCTTTTTACCCCAGCAGCTGAACCTGGCGGTAGCGCCCATATTGGGACTTATCCTGGTACGCAGCTGGTACAGGACCAAAGCATAA